In Paenibacillus phoenicis, one genomic interval encodes:
- a CDS encoding ABC transporter permease, translated as MQSRDSNVQTAKTALSLKKFDWRDYIVYLAFVGVFVYFSVMLFDDGFLTVGNLLNIVRQTTTITLMALAMTFVISTGEIDLSVGSITALSSLVGALALQAGFGLFGGLIAGVGTGLIIGLINGLLVTKVAIPSFLVTLGTMGAVKGMAMWITGTAPVSIVHEQFNFIFGSGDIGPVPILLIWTLVFTVIAHILLRKTSFGRQVLATGGNESAARFSGVKTMKVKLWVFLGTGFMAGLAGLLYAGRMNAGRFSFGEGDELSVIAAVILGGTSLFGGVGTIIGTVVGSLMIGTINNGLIIMGLDVSQQMIIKGLIIILAVAFGKKAMKK; from the coding sequence ATGCAATCCAGGGATTCTAACGTGCAGACGGCCAAAACGGCGCTTAGCCTCAAAAAATTCGATTGGCGGGATTATATCGTTTATTTGGCGTTTGTAGGCGTGTTCGTTTATTTTTCCGTCATGCTGTTTGACGACGGATTCCTTACGGTCGGCAATCTGCTCAATATCGTAAGGCAGACGACGACCATTACGCTGATGGCGCTTGCCATGACCTTCGTCATTAGCACGGGGGAAATCGACCTGTCGGTCGGCTCCATCACCGCCCTATCTTCGCTGGTCGGCGCGCTTGCGCTGCAAGCCGGATTCGGGCTTTTTGGCGGCTTGATCGCCGGGGTAGGCACGGGCCTTATCATCGGCCTCATTAACGGGCTTCTGGTGACCAAGGTGGCGATCCCCTCCTTCCTCGTCACCTTAGGGACGATGGGGGCGGTCAAAGGGATGGCGATGTGGATTACGGGAACGGCTCCGGTATCCATTGTCCATGAACAGTTCAACTTTATTTTCGGATCGGGGGATATCGGTCCTGTGCCGATTCTGCTGATTTGGACTTTAGTCTTCACGGTGATCGCCCATATTCTGCTTCGCAAAACCTCCTTTGGCCGGCAAGTGCTGGCGACCGGCGGGAACGAGAGCGCGGCGCGTTTCTCCGGCGTCAAGACGATGAAAGTGAAGCTTTGGGTGTTCTTGGGCACGGGCTTTATGGCCGGATTGGCCGGGCTCTTGTATGCGGGGCGCATGAACGCCGGACGATTTTCCTTCGGCGAAGGAGACGAGCTGTCGGTTATTGCCGCGGTCATTCTGGGCGGCACTAGCCTGTTCGGAGGAGTGGGCACGATCATTGGCACGGTTGTCGGCTCGCTCATGATCGGAACGATTAACAACGGGCTGATCATTATGGGACTGGACGTCAGCCAGCAAATGATCATTAAGGGATTGATTATTATTCTGGCGGTAGCTTTCGGCAAAAAAGCGATGAAGAAATAA
- a CDS encoding sugar ABC transporter ATP-binding protein, producing the protein MDRNVLEMKGISKAFNGVKVLQNVDFSLKKGEVHALMGGNGAGKSTLMKILTGVYNADQGEIYIDGEPVSIKSFEDAQKNKISMIFQEFSLIPTLTVSQNIFLGREAKTAAGLLDDKENERKTERLLHELGVNIKPTELVQNLGVGYWQMTEIAKALSQEAKILIMDEPTSSLTKSETEILFSFIRRLKEKDYSIIYISHRMDEIFQICDRVTVMRDGKKVTTEVIAETDMDTVIQHIVGMEFNKAFEWKERSYSTDLAPVLEVKKLTSGTKVKDVSLRVYPGEIVGIAGLMGSGRTELLRAIFGIAPIESGEILIEGKPKKIGSVRDAIEAGLAMIPEDRRMQGLVLQHSVKENMILPILSKLKKGLLLDDRKSNQISERFVRKLNIKTDGIFKQVNLLSGGNQQKIVLAKWLANEPTVLLLDEPTIGVDIGAKTEIIDIVREMADSGKGIVVVSSELPELLALSDRVIVLHEGRVKRELDRRDIQSEEELQYAIQGF; encoded by the coding sequence ATGGACCGTAACGTACTCGAAATGAAAGGCATCAGCAAAGCGTTTAACGGCGTCAAGGTTCTGCAAAACGTTGACTTTTCCTTAAAAAAGGGCGAAGTACACGCCTTGATGGGCGGGAATGGAGCCGGAAAATCCACGCTGATGAAAATACTGACCGGAGTTTACAACGCCGATCAGGGAGAGATTTATATCGATGGCGAGCCGGTAAGCATCAAAAGTTTCGAGGACGCGCAAAAGAATAAAATTTCGATGATTTTTCAAGAGTTCAGCTTAATTCCCACGTTAACCGTGTCCCAGAATATTTTTCTCGGCAGGGAAGCCAAAACGGCGGCAGGTCTGCTTGACGATAAGGAGAACGAGCGCAAGACGGAGCGGCTTCTCCATGAACTCGGCGTAAACATCAAGCCTACGGAACTGGTGCAAAATCTGGGCGTCGGCTATTGGCAGATGACCGAAATCGCCAAAGCGCTGTCGCAAGAAGCCAAAATATTGATCATGGATGAACCGACCTCTTCGCTGACCAAGAGCGAAACGGAAATTTTGTTCTCTTTTATCAGACGTCTGAAAGAAAAAGATTATTCCATCATCTATATTTCCCACCGGATGGATGAAATTTTTCAAATCTGCGACCGCGTCACCGTGATGAGAGACGGAAAGAAGGTTACGACGGAAGTGATCGCCGAGACGGATATGGATACGGTGATCCAGCATATCGTGGGCATGGAGTTCAACAAAGCGTTTGAGTGGAAAGAGCGGAGCTATTCGACCGATTTGGCGCCGGTGCTGGAAGTGAAGAAGCTGACCTCGGGAACGAAGGTTAAGGATGTCAGCCTGCGCGTCTACCCGGGAGAAATTGTCGGCATAGCCGGGTTAATGGGAAGCGGAAGAACGGAGCTATTGCGGGCGATCTTCGGAATCGCGCCCATCGAAAGCGGCGAAATTTTGATCGAAGGGAAGCCAAAGAAGATCGGCAGCGTGCGCGACGCGATCGAAGCCGGGCTGGCGATGATCCCGGAGGACCGGCGGATGCAGGGACTGGTGCTTCAGCACAGCGTAAAGGAGAACATGATCCTGCCGATTTTGTCCAAGCTGAAGAAAGGATTGCTACTGGACGACAGAAAATCGAACCAAATCAGCGAGCGCTTTGTGCGGAAGCTGAATATTAAGACGGATGGCATTTTTAAGCAGGTGAATCTTCTGTCCGGAGGCAATCAGCAAAAAATCGTCTTGGCCAAATGGCTGGCTAACGAACCGACGGTGCTGCTGCTGGACGAGCCGACCATCGGCGTGGATATCGGAGCGAAGACGGAAATCATTGATATCGTGCGGGAAATGGCCGACAGCGGCAAGGGAATTGTTGTTGTTTCTTCGGAACTCCCCGAACTTCTGGCGCTTAGCGATCGGGTGATCGTGCTGCATGAAGGACGCGTCAAAAGAGAACTTGACCGCAGAGACATTCAATCAGAGGAGGAGCTGCAATATGCAATCCAGGGATTCTAA
- a CDS encoding substrate-binding domain-containing protein yields the protein MKKVWMGTCLALALSLAIAGCGKQNAATNTGAGQENPNYSATSGPLTINPNIPDLEVLDKGPGGVQAVSAKSLKLTEEELQKIKEGKYKAAIVMHYSGTDYMSAAVNAMKNTFKQMGIEVIAVTDAQFKAEKQVNDIETVLAKKPDVMISVPVDSVSTAGAYKKAVQQGVKLVFMDGAADGLVAGKDYISIVSGDNYGNGVLAADIMAEKLGGKGKVGIVYHDVNFFVTKNRSDAFEATIKEKYPNIEIVTKGGITDPNKGQEVAAGMLTKYPDIDGIFAPWDVPAEGVMAAARTAGRNDLVVTTVDLGTNVAISIASDGIVKGLGAQLPYDQGVAQAILAGYALLGKEAPAYVASPAIKVTKENVLESWKLIYGVDAPDSVKNAAAK from the coding sequence ATGAAAAAAGTATGGATGGGAACTTGCCTGGCGCTTGCGCTTAGTCTTGCGATTGCAGGCTGCGGCAAGCAAAACGCCGCAACCAACACCGGAGCCGGGCAGGAGAATCCGAATTACAGCGCCACTTCGGGGCCGCTTACGATCAACCCGAATATTCCCGACCTCGAGGTGCTCGATAAAGGTCCGGGCGGCGTGCAGGCCGTATCGGCCAAGTCGCTGAAGCTTACCGAGGAGGAGCTTCAGAAGATCAAGGAAGGGAAATACAAAGCGGCGATTGTCATGCACTACTCCGGTACGGACTATATGTCCGCCGCTGTGAACGCCATGAAGAATACGTTCAAACAAATGGGCATCGAAGTCATAGCCGTAACGGATGCGCAGTTCAAGGCGGAGAAGCAGGTGAACGATATCGAAACCGTGCTCGCCAAGAAGCCGGATGTGATGATTTCCGTGCCGGTCGATTCGGTATCGACCGCGGGCGCTTACAAGAAAGCCGTTCAGCAAGGCGTCAAGCTGGTATTTATGGATGGGGCGGCTGACGGGCTTGTCGCAGGCAAGGATTATATCAGCATCGTGTCGGGCGACAACTACGGCAACGGCGTCCTGGCGGCTGACATTATGGCCGAAAAGCTTGGCGGGAAAGGCAAAGTCGGCATCGTGTACCATGACGTGAACTTCTTTGTGACGAAGAACCGTTCGGATGCTTTTGAAGCGACGATAAAAGAAAAATACCCGAATATTGAAATCGTCACCAAAGGCGGTATTACAGATCCCAATAAAGGGCAGGAGGTTGCCGCCGGAATGCTAACGAAGTATCCCGATATCGACGGCATCTTTGCTCCCTGGGACGTGCCGGCAGAAGGCGTGATGGCCGCGGCCCGCACGGCGGGGCGAAATGATCTGGTGGTGACGACAGTCGATCTGGGAACCAACGTCGCGATCTCGATTGCTTCGGACGGCATTGTGAAAGGGCTTGGCGCGCAGCTTCCATATGACCAGGGGGTAGCGCAGGCGATCCTGGCAGGCTATGCCCTGTTGGGCAAGGAGGCGCCCGCTTACGTGGCTTCTCCGGCGATCAAAGTCACCAAAGAGAATGTGCTTGAGAGCTGGAAGCTGATCTACGGCGTAGACGCTCCCGACAGCGTGAAGAACGCCGCGGCAAAGTAA
- a CDS encoding ABC transporter substrate-binding protein, with product MNKNNVLLLKIVFALLAFAAGTGCLDRMIEPAKPDEKESRAQQQVLRVLYSNHEAGPEAVIDAMETYSRQTGIRIEVEALPYNNLQEKVFSELAQGKGTYDLIAVDTPWMPKVIEHLEPLSSYIKQSNHPDSIKLDDFIAKVFLDTSVFRLDSPQAEPPSLETVSLDGITSAGFEIWSLPIQSNALTVSYRKDLFESPQYREEFRRLYGRELEIPRTFDEYAQLAKFFTRDTDGDGKTDLYGTTLMGSRHEANFVDFKSFLNSFGGRLFDDDFEPAFQSKEGVEALQTYGSWINEYKITPPDVLTYTWDEVSVVFEFGKAAMGMNYHNMRLNPKVGGEVGYFMFPGTMESGALIRGPHFGSWGLAINRYSRQKEDAYALAEYLTSPQSQMGYLKFNHHVTRKSAYEQAQHITDPSLREYYRVLGDSLRVGVGRPRITNYEQVSDAVQSAVHEYLTGEKTAQDALSDAAAEVRGLMRQAGYHKS from the coding sequence ATGAACAAAAACAACGTGCTACTCCTGAAGATCGTTTTTGCGCTGCTGGCCTTCGCGGCCGGCACCGGCTGCTTGGACCGCATGATCGAGCCAGCGAAGCCGGACGAGAAGGAGAGCCGGGCGCAGCAGCAGGTGCTTCGCGTGCTGTACTCAAACCATGAAGCCGGGCCGGAAGCCGTTATCGACGCCATGGAGACGTATTCCCGGCAGACCGGCATCCGCATCGAAGTGGAGGCGCTCCCCTACAACAATCTTCAGGAAAAGGTGTTCTCGGAGCTTGCGCAGGGGAAGGGAACCTATGATCTGATCGCAGTCGATACCCCATGGATGCCCAAAGTGATTGAGCATCTGGAGCCGCTAAGCTCCTATATCAAGCAGTCGAATCATCCGGATTCGATCAAGCTAGACGATTTTATCGCCAAAGTCTTCCTGGACACTTCCGTCTTTAGGCTGGACTCTCCCCAAGCGGAGCCTCCTTCGCTGGAGACGGTAAGTTTAGACGGGATTACGTCGGCTGGTTTTGAAATATGGAGCCTGCCGATTCAATCGAACGCGCTGACGGTCAGCTATCGCAAAGACCTGTTTGAATCGCCGCAGTATCGGGAAGAATTCCGGCGATTGTATGGCCGGGAGCTTGAGATTCCCCGCACCTTCGACGAATATGCCCAACTCGCCAAGTTTTTTACCCGGGATACGGATGGCGACGGCAAGACGGACTTGTACGGAACGACGTTGATGGGAAGCCGACACGAAGCGAATTTCGTGGATTTCAAATCCTTCCTCAACTCCTTTGGCGGCCGTTTGTTTGACGATGATTTTGAGCCGGCTTTTCAGAGCAAGGAAGGGGTAGAGGCGCTGCAAACTTACGGGAGCTGGATTAACGAGTACAAGATTACGCCGCCGGACGTCTTAACCTATACGTGGGACGAAGTCTCCGTCGTGTTCGAATTCGGAAAAGCGGCGATGGGGATGAACTATCACAACATGAGGCTGAATCCGAAGGTCGGCGGAGAAGTGGGGTACTTTATGTTTCCGGGAACGATGGAAAGCGGCGCTTTGATCCGAGGCCCCCATTTCGGTTCTTGGGGGCTGGCGATCAACCGTTACTCCCGGCAGAAGGAGGACGCTTATGCGCTGGCGGAATATTTGACGAGTCCTCAGTCCCAGATGGGGTATTTGAAGTTTAACCACCATGTGACCCGAAAATCGGCTTATGAACAAGCTCAGCATATCACCGATCCGTCCCTCCGCGAGTATTACCGCGTACTTGGAGATTCGTTAAGAGTCGGCGTAGGCCGGCCGCGCATCACGAATTACGAACAAGTATCGGATGCGGTGCAGTCCGCTGTCCATGAATACCTCACCGGCGAAAAAACGGCGCAAGATGCGCTTTCCGATGCGGCGGCGGAGGTGAGAGGGCTGATGCGGCAGGCCGGATACCATAAAAGTTAA